The proteins below come from a single Desulfitobacterium metallireducens DSM 15288 genomic window:
- a CDS encoding ubiquinol-cytochrome c reductase iron-sulfur subunit: MTDDRLLYSRRQVLNLGRKALIVIGVGCLYPIGRYLTGNEDRLAEARIASSEMPLSQNWKRLEQTRFWLRQGDNGVEAIWGSCTHLGCEVNFNLEQDQWLCPCHGSRYNREGQPIQGPAVIPLVRASIKEKDGYYILNQPKG, translated from the coding sequence TTGACAGATGATCGGTTGCTCTACAGTAGGCGACAAGTCTTAAATTTGGGACGTAAAGCTCTTATTGTCATAGGGGTAGGTTGCCTTTACCCTATAGGTCGCTATTTGACGGGGAACGAGGATCGATTGGCCGAGGCCCGTATTGCTAGTAGTGAAATGCCTTTGAGTCAGAATTGGAAGCGATTGGAGCAAACTCGCTTTTGGCTACGTCAGGGAGATAATGGGGTGGAGGCGATCTGGGGTAGTTGTACTCATTTGGGGTGTGAAGTGAACTTTAATCTCGAACAGGACCAATGGCTTTGCCCCTGCCATGGTAGTCGTTATAATAGAGAAGGTCAGCCTATTCAAGGGCCAGCTGTTATTCCCTTAGTACGAGCAAGCATAAAAGAGAAAGACGGTTATTATATTCTAAATCAGCCAAAAGGGTAA
- a CDS encoding selenium metabolism-associated LysR family transcriptional regulator, whose product MDSYQLKIFCTVTRAQSFSKAAKLLHMSQPAVSTHIKNMEEYYQGVLFERTPHGVILTKAGEVFYDYAQKILDLHDEMEQQLESVLLRKSHQIIVGASTTIGNVSLPCSIYLFKEEYPEVSIRLEIANSDEILRKLMVNEVNIGVFEGHHESPDLNAIPVTSDELVLIASPHHSKEEGSISIENFLKRPLILREDGSGTRKILADALERHGHNINDLNVITEMTTIDAIKSAVEAGLGEAIVPRLAVRKEAYLGTLKVLKITGMEMPLDFNIIYPSQRSLSTAAKRFIRFLSDPEERYLC is encoded by the coding sequence ATGGACAGTTATCAACTTAAAATATTTTGTACGGTCACTCGTGCCCAAAGCTTTTCTAAGGCTGCAAAATTGTTGCATATGAGTCAACCTGCGGTGAGTACACATATTAAGAATATGGAGGAATATTATCAAGGAGTACTCTTTGAACGAACCCCACATGGTGTCATTTTAACAAAAGCAGGCGAGGTTTTTTACGATTATGCCCAAAAAATCCTCGACCTTCACGATGAAATGGAACAGCAACTGGAAAGTGTTCTTCTAAGGAAGAGTCATCAGATTATCGTTGGAGCAAGTACTACAATAGGGAACGTTTCTCTCCCTTGTTCGATTTATCTTTTTAAAGAGGAATATCCAGAAGTTTCAATTCGTTTGGAAATTGCCAATTCTGATGAAATTTTACGTAAGTTAATGGTTAACGAAGTTAATATTGGCGTTTTTGAAGGTCACCATGAGTCCCCCGACCTCAATGCTATTCCTGTGACTTCAGACGAATTAGTCTTAATCGCTTCTCCTCATCATTCAAAGGAGGAAGGGAGCATTTCGATTGAGAACTTTTTGAAAAGACCTCTTATTCTTCGTGAAGATGGCTCAGGTACACGGAAAATACTAGCTGATGCTTTGGAAAGACATGGGCATAACATTAATGACCTCAATGTCATTACTGAGATGACAACAATTGATGCCATTAAATCTGCAGTCGAAGCGGGCTTAGGTGAGGCTATCGTTCCTCGTCTTGCTGTTCGTAAGGAAGCATATCTTGGAACGTTGAAGGTGCTAAAAATAACAGGAATGGAAATGCCTTTGGATTTTAACATTATTTACCCTTCTCAAAGATCTTTATCTACAGCGGCGAAACGGTTTATCCGATTTCTATCTGATCCTGAAGAGCGTTATTTGTGCTAA
- a CDS encoding YeeE/YedE thiosulfate transporter family protein has translation MKSFWKIFSHGPWPYWVGAIILAFLNIIILYVRQCPWGVTLNIEEWALWFAFKIGLAKESYFTFSDLLSLDGTYLNLGVVLGAFWSTLIASQARFRPIRKKKFFISALLGGILMGYGARIAYGCNIGGFLNGIASGSLTGWIFGGAILVGVWIGTKLLIRFLV, from the coding sequence ATGAAATCGTTCTGGAAGATCTTTTCGCATGGTCCCTGGCCTTATTGGGTTGGAGCTATAATTCTTGCGTTTCTAAATATCATCATTCTCTATGTACGGCAATGTCCCTGGGGCGTAACACTCAATATCGAAGAATGGGCGCTTTGGTTCGCCTTTAAGATAGGCCTAGCTAAAGAAAGTTATTTTACCTTTAGTGACTTATTATCCTTGGATGGAACATATTTAAATCTTGGAGTCGTATTAGGTGCCTTTTGGTCAACTCTAATAGCTTCACAAGCTCGTTTTCGCCCAATTCGCAAGAAAAAATTTTTTATCTCTGCTTTACTCGGTGGAATTTTAATGGGATATGGCGCAAGGATTGCCTACGGATGTAATATTGGTGGATTTCTTAACGGTATAGCCTCGGGCTCCCTGACCGGATGGATCTTTGGAGGCGCTATTTTGGTAGGGGTTTGGATCGGAACTAAATTATTGATTCGTTTCTTAGTTTAG
- the nrfD gene encoding NrfD/PsrC family molybdoenzyme membrane anchor subunit, whose translation MDVTWGASASANELAWGGMIAIYLFLAGIAGGAFLTASLTDLFNKKQYSKVIRSGAYIAPITIIIGLLLLVVDLGRPFTFWKLLLNVNFGSVMSIGVFIVSGFSALSVVYGFLVWSSAAAEKKVLITTANAEVAATSMITKVTSIGQGIQAIRKPIAALGVLFSIGTASYTGFLLSAIATNSFWHTSFLGSESIPFLPILFLVSAISTGLAATLIGAVNCSDLTVYKKVDIVLIIVEIILLSILYLSVNPIYFTESMTALFWLGVVLIGLLIPLILSIYGVAKHKNIVIPVCGMVVIGGLCLRYFVVYTGQLFR comes from the coding sequence ATGGACGTTACCTGGGGTGCGAGTGCAAGTGCAAATGAACTTGCTTGGGGCGGAATGATTGCAATTTATTTATTCCTAGCCGGGATTGCCGGTGGAGCATTTCTAACTGCTTCCTTGACAGATCTTTTCAATAAAAAGCAGTATTCAAAGGTAATTCGATCTGGAGCCTATATTGCTCCAATTACAATTATCATTGGTTTATTGTTATTGGTTGTTGACTTAGGTCGTCCGTTCACTTTCTGGAAACTTCTTCTTAATGTGAACTTTGGATCGGTAATGTCAATCGGTGTCTTTATCGTCTCGGGTTTCTCAGCTTTGTCAGTTGTATATGGTTTTCTTGTATGGTCAAGTGCTGCAGCAGAAAAAAAGGTTCTGATCACTACTGCTAACGCCGAAGTAGCAGCTACCTCAATGATAACAAAAGTTACTTCTATAGGTCAGGGCATTCAAGCTATTCGTAAACCTATAGCCGCGTTGGGAGTTCTGTTTTCGATTGGAACAGCTTCGTACACGGGTTTCTTATTATCCGCAATAGCAACCAACAGTTTCTGGCACACATCGTTTTTAGGTAGTGAATCAATTCCATTCTTGCCTATTCTATTTTTAGTGTCTGCAATTTCTACTGGTTTAGCAGCTACTTTGATTGGAGCAGTCAATTGCAGTGATTTAACTGTTTATAAAAAAGTTGATATTGTTCTCATCATTGTAGAGATCATCTTACTCTCTATTCTTTATCTATCCGTCAATCCTATTTACTTTACTGAAAGTATGACTGCTCTCTTCTGGTTAGGAGTTGTCTTGATAGGATTATTAATTCCATTGATTTTATCAATTTATGGTGTTGCTAAACACAAAAATATTGTTATTCCGGTTTGTGGGATGGTCGTTATTGGGGGACTGTGTTTACGATACTTCGTTGTGTATACTGGACAGTTGTTCAGATAA
- a CDS encoding TorD/DmsD family molecular chaperone → MDKSIIAELYLSFAAIFHRPNQDVSDHLEELIILWSEEIPGIDMQTQELKNFCHQFLQGEQRLNALWEHYIPLFETGAVEASPYASVYFEVEGRVLGKEAFNVKQFYAKCGYAMGTESGELPDHLAVELEFCALLAQNGQEYTLKEFEENHLNPFLKCILPKIKNSSRPVYAAVATILEVKQFNLLKEGDFVG, encoded by the coding sequence ATGGACAAAAGTATAATTGCAGAGCTCTATTTGTCTTTTGCAGCAATTTTTCACCGTCCTAACCAAGATGTTTCTGATCATTTGGAAGAGTTAATTATCCTCTGGTCTGAAGAAATACCAGGAATAGACATGCAGACTCAGGAATTGAAGAATTTTTGTCATCAATTCCTGCAGGGGGAACAGAGGCTCAATGCTTTGTGGGAACATTATATTCCTCTTTTTGAAACAGGTGCAGTTGAAGCCTCTCCTTATGCCTCTGTTTATTTCGAGGTCGAAGGCAGGGTTCTTGGTAAGGAAGCTTTTAATGTTAAACAATTTTATGCAAAATGTGGGTATGCAATGGGAACGGAAAGTGGCGAGCTTCCTGATCATTTGGCGGTTGAATTAGAGTTCTGTGCCTTGCTTGCCCAAAATGGACAGGAGTACACATTGAAAGAATTTGAAGAAAATCATTTAAATCCTTTCTTAAAGTGTATTTTGCCTAAGATTAAGAATTCTTCTCGTCCTGTTTACGCCGCTGTTGCGACTATTCTTGAAGTCAAACAGTTTAATTTACTGAAAGAGGGTGATTTTGTTGGCTAA
- a CDS encoding YeeE/YedE thiosulfate transporter family protein, translating into MVKSQRKWNLAYSVFMFMFFLTLLQFSVKIALIFALGTAIGYTLQKSRFCFTAAFRDPMITGITEITRSVILLIGLSIIGFAIVYQISQNTHYSLTLFILPFGLATIVGGILFGIGMVLAGGCISGILMRIGEGFEMQMLALVGVLIGAFAGKNTRSFWQGTFGEWPGIFIPALLGWIPTLIIELLILAGLWKLAKWWQHKQLGE; encoded by the coding sequence ATGGTAAAATCACAACGTAAATGGAATCTTGCTTATTCAGTATTTATGTTTATGTTTTTCCTTACATTATTGCAGTTTAGCGTTAAGATTGCTCTTATTTTCGCTTTAGGCACAGCTATAGGTTATACTCTTCAAAAATCACGTTTCTGCTTTACGGCTGCTTTTCGCGACCCGATGATTACAGGAATTACAGAAATAACTCGATCCGTTATTTTATTAATAGGACTAAGTATTATTGGCTTTGCCATTGTATATCAAATTAGTCAAAACACTCATTACTCGCTTACCTTGTTTATTCTTCCATTCGGACTCGCAACGATCGTTGGCGGAATCCTTTTCGGAATAGGAATGGTTCTTGCCGGCGGTTGTATCTCAGGAATACTGATGCGGATTGGTGAAGGTTTTGAAATGCAAATGCTCGCTCTCGTGGGTGTGCTCATCGGAGCCTTCGCAGGAAAAAATACGCGATCTTTTTGGCAGGGAACCTTCGGAGAATGGCCTGGAATTTTTATTCCTGCTCTTCTTGGTTGGATTCCGACCCTGATTATTGAGCTTTTAATCCTAGCGGGCCTTTGGAAATTGGCTAAATGGTGGCAACATAAACAACTTGGGGAGTAG
- a CDS encoding sulfurtransferase TusA family protein, with product MEQYRLEIWGEMCPIPLIKAQKKLKTMAIGDMLIMETEHSCTSQGIVVWAKKNKYMIEETEIDNGIWHLELTKTHT from the coding sequence ATGGAACAGTATCGATTAGAAATTTGGGGGGAAATGTGCCCGATCCCTTTGATAAAGGCCCAGAAAAAGCTTAAAACTATGGCAATTGGAGATATGCTGATTATGGAAACAGAACATAGTTGCACTTCACAAGGAATTGTCGTATGGGCTAAGAAAAATAAATATATGATTGAAGAGACTGAGATAGATAATGGAATTTGGCATTTGGAGCTTACGAAAACACACACGTAG
- a CDS encoding 4Fe-4S dicluster domain-containing protein, translated as MAKKYTMVVNLAKCIGCQACTVACKFQNNVPEGQFRTKTPTEGIKGTYPNVSTYFIKEACQMCQEAPCVSVCPTKASHYNEDGVVLIDINKCVGCKYCMTACPYDARFLNKETGAADKCTFCYEARVSKGEKPACVSTCLGGALMFGDLNDPSSDVSKFLATHKSEVRKPEFGTHPSVNYIYEGVVK; from the coding sequence TTGGCTAAAAAATATACTATGGTTGTTAACCTAGCTAAGTGCATAGGGTGTCAAGCCTGTACTGTTGCTTGTAAATTCCAGAATAATGTACCTGAAGGACAATTTAGAACGAAGACTCCCACAGAAGGGATTAAGGGGACTTATCCTAATGTTTCGACATATTTTATAAAAGAAGCATGCCAAATGTGTCAAGAGGCACCTTGTGTCAGTGTCTGTCCGACAAAGGCTTCTCACTACAATGAAGACGGAGTAGTCTTGATCGATATTAATAAGTGTGTGGGCTGCAAGTATTGTATGACAGCCTGCCCTTATGATGCTCGTTTTCTCAACAAGGAAACGGGTGCGGCTGATAAATGCACATTCTGTTACGAAGCAAGGGTTTCTAAAGGGGAAAAACCAGCCTGTGTTTCAACGTGTCTTGGTGGGGCTTTGATGTTTGGAGATCTTAATGATCCGTCAAGCGATGTTTCCAAGTTTCTGGCCACACATAAAAGTGAAGTTCGTAAACCTGAGTTCGGCACACACCCAAGTGTCAACTACATCTATGAAGGGGTGGTGAAGTAA
- a CDS encoding cytochrome b N-terminal domain-containing protein: protein MVKKEKSSFIGHIRPRQIKAGALRLRATFCLGGFSFLAFTILTITGVLLMFYYQPGDKAFATLSEIDSALPYGGFIRSLHFWAGQLMVISVFLHMVRVVWTRSYRPISELNWIVGVVLFVSTVILDYSGYLLRGGQESGAAASVGQTLLRTLPGGQALAIVFFGQPSPLNGSTINVFVWHIFILSGIAGFLQMFHFWRVRKNGGVRPL from the coding sequence ATGGTTAAAAAGGAAAAGAGTTCCTTTATCGGACATATTCGCCCTCGCCAAATAAAAGCAGGAGCTCTTCGTCTTAGAGCTACTTTCTGCTTGGGTGGATTTTCTTTCTTGGCTTTTACCATATTGACTATCACTGGAGTGCTACTCATGTTTTATTATCAGCCTGGAGATAAAGCATTTGCTACCCTGAGTGAAATCGATTCCGCGCTGCCTTATGGGGGATTCATACGTTCACTGCATTTTTGGGCAGGCCAGTTGATGGTGATCAGTGTTTTTTTACATATGGTAAGGGTGGTATGGACTAGGTCCTACAGACCTATAAGCGAGCTTAATTGGATTGTTGGGGTAGTACTTTTTGTCTCGACTGTGATATTAGACTATTCTGGTTACCTTCTAAGGGGGGGACAGGAAAGCGGAGCCGCGGCATCAGTTGGACAAACTTTGCTTAGAACGTTACCTGGTGGGCAAGCTTTGGCAATAGTTTTTTTTGGACAACCTTCGCCTCTTAATGGGAGTACCATAAATGTTTTTGTTTGGCACATTTTTATTTTGTCGGGAATAGCAGGCTTTTTACAGATGTTCCATTTTTGGCGGGTACGGAAAAATGGTGGGGTGCGACCTTTGTAA